A window of Sutcliffiella cohnii contains these coding sequences:
- the pfkA gene encoding 6-phosphofructokinase: MKRIGVLTSGGDAPGMNAAIRAVVRKAIYHELEVYGVYRGYAGLIEGDIKRLDVGSVGDIIHRGGTMLYSARCEEFRTLEGQQKGIEQLKKHGIEGLVVIGGDGSFQGAKKLTEHGFPCVGVPGTIDNDIAGTDFTIGFDTALNTVIDAIDKIRDTATSHERTYVIEVMGRDAGDIALWSGLAGGAESILIPEKGESIDDVISRLRRGSERGKKHSIIVVAEGVGSGVEYAHKIKEATNFETRYSVLGHMQRGGSPTANDRVLASRLGARAVELLMANKGGRCVGIQKNELVDHDIIEALAQKHTVDEKMYTLSQELSI, translated from the coding sequence AGGTATGAATGCCGCAATTCGAGCGGTAGTTCGTAAAGCGATCTATCACGAGCTTGAAGTGTACGGAGTATATCGTGGATATGCAGGTCTAATAGAAGGAGATATAAAAAGATTAGATGTTGGTTCCGTTGGTGACATTATTCATCGTGGTGGTACGATGCTTTATTCAGCACGTTGTGAAGAATTCAGAACGTTAGAAGGTCAACAAAAAGGAATTGAACAGCTTAAGAAACACGGCATTGAAGGATTAGTTGTTATCGGTGGCGATGGATCATTCCAAGGTGCAAAAAAATTAACAGAACACGGTTTCCCTTGTGTTGGTGTACCAGGAACCATTGATAATGATATTGCTGGAACAGATTTTACGATTGGTTTTGATACAGCATTAAATACAGTAATTGACGCTATTGATAAAATTAGAGACACTGCAACTTCTCATGAACGTACATATGTTATTGAAGTAATGGGCAGAGATGCTGGAGACATAGCGTTATGGTCTGGTTTAGCTGGTGGAGCAGAATCAATTTTAATTCCTGAAAAAGGGGAAAGTATTGACGACGTAATAAGCAGATTAAGACGTGGATCTGAACGCGGTAAAAAGCATAGTATCATCGTCGTAGCAGAAGGCGTTGGAAGTGGAGTAGAATACGCTCATAAAATAAAAGAAGCTACTAACTTTGAAACGAGATATAGTGTACTCGGTCACATGCAGCGTGGAGGCTCTCCAACAGCAAACGACAGAGTATTAGCAAGTAGACTAGGAGCACGAGCAGTAGAGTTACTAATGGCAAATAAAGGTGGACGCTGTGTTGGTATTCAAAAGAACGAGTTAGTTGACCACGACATTATAGAAGCATTAGCTCAAAAACATACTGTAGATGAAAAAATGTATACACTATCACAAGAATTATCAATTTAA